The following are encoded together in the Deltaproteobacteria bacterium genome:
- a CDS encoding DoxX family protein: MASRLLRTDPDFAALFMRLALGLVFFPHGAQKVLGLFGGYGANATIQYFTKMGLPPWVTVLVMAAEFGGSILLILGFLTRIAAFGIGCVMAGALIMVHAKVGFFMNWAGTQKGEGFEYHILALGLAVALIFAGGGAFSVDGAIAGNRMSTASPEV, translated from the coding sequence ATGGCCAGCCGACTGCTACGGACCGATCCCGACTTTGCCGCGCTGTTCATGCGACTCGCCCTCGGGCTAGTGTTCTTCCCCCACGGCGCTCAGAAGGTGCTGGGGCTCTTCGGGGGATACGGCGCAAACGCCACCATCCAATACTTCACGAAGATGGGATTGCCCCCGTGGGTGACCGTCCTCGTCATGGCAGCGGAGTTCGGCGGATCGATCCTGTTGATCCTGGGCTTTCTCACCCGCATCGCCGCCTTCGGCATCGGCTGCGTCATGGCCGGCGCGCTGATCATGGTGCACGCGAAGGTCGGCTTCTTCATGAACTGGGCGGGTACGCAGAAGGGCGAAGGATTCGAGTACCACATCCTCGCGCTCGGGCTGGCGGTGGCCCTGATCTTCGCCGGTGGCGGCGCGTTCTCGGTGGACGGCGCGATCGCGGGCAACCGGATGAGCACGGCTTCGCCGGAAGTCTGA